The following proteins come from a genomic window of Mammaliicoccus sp. Marseille-Q6498:
- a CDS encoding DMT family transporter — protein sequence MNNTVKGIIAILISSFGFSLMAVFFRLSGDLPVFQKSLFRNLIAMIVPIYFVLKYKAPFFGDLKNQPLLILRSSLGLIGVLLNIYAIDHMVLSDADMLMKLNPFWTILLCAIFLNERARKYQIIAMVIAIAGAIFIIKPSFDSDVIPALVGLLSGIFAAGAYTALRPLGRREKSYTTVFYFSFFSTVVLIPFVLFTYEPMSMTQLFILLLSGVFATIGQFGITIAYSYAAAKDISIFVYASVIFSALLGFFIFKEVPDLLSYLGYIIIFLAGFYMFKKAQRNPKPKETIKEGES from the coding sequence ATGAACAACACAGTCAAAGGAATAATCGCTATTCTTATTTCTTCTTTCGGCTTTAGTTTAATGGCTGTCTTTTTCAGGTTGTCTGGTGACTTACCTGTATTTCAAAAATCTCTCTTTAGAAATCTTATTGCGATGATTGTTCCGATTTATTTCGTATTAAAATATAAAGCACCATTTTTTGGCGATTTAAAAAACCAACCTCTGTTAATTCTTCGATCTAGTTTAGGATTAATCGGTGTACTACTCAATATTTACGCTATCGATCACATGGTTCTGAGCGACGCAGACATGTTAATGAAACTGAATCCTTTCTGGACCATACTTTTATGTGCGATATTCTTAAATGAACGTGCAAGAAAATATCAAATCATTGCGATGGTTATTGCCATTGCAGGTGCAATTTTCATCATTAAACCATCTTTTGATTCAGACGTTATTCCAGCATTAGTCGGATTATTATCAGGAATTTTTGCTGCAGGTGCTTACACTGCCTTAAGACCTTTAGGACGACGTGAAAAATCATATACAACCGTATTTTATTTTTCATTCTTTTCTACAGTTGTCCTCATTCCATTCGTCTTATTTACTTACGAACCTATGAGTATGACACAACTCTTCATTTTATTGTTGTCAGGTGTCTTCGCAACAATAGGTCAATTTGGAATTACAATCGCATATAGTTACGCTGCAGCAAAAGACATTTCAATCTTTGTATATGCTTCAGTAATCTTCAGTGCTTTATTAGGTTTCTTCATATTTAAAGAAGTTCCTGATTTATTAAGTTACCTCGGATATATTATAATATTCCTTGCAGGTTTCTATATGTTCAAAAAAGCGCAACGAAATCCAAAACCAAAAGAAACGATAAAAGAAGGAGAATCATAA
- the queF gene encoding preQ(1) synthase, with the protein MSEGRNKEELKDITLLGNQNNQYHDQYKPEVLEVFDNKHQGRDYFVKFNCPEFTSLCPITGQPDFATIYISYIPNVKMVESKSLKLYLFSFRNHGDFHEDCMNVIMNDLIELMDPHYIEVLGKFTPRGGISIDPYTNYGRPDSKYEQMAEYRMMNHDLYPENVDNR; encoded by the coding sequence ATGTCAGAAGGAAGAAACAAAGAAGAGTTAAAAGATATTACGCTCTTAGGTAATCAAAACAATCAATATCACGACCAATATAAACCAGAAGTATTAGAAGTATTCGACAATAAACATCAAGGTAGAGATTACTTTGTTAAGTTCAATTGTCCAGAGTTCACATCGTTATGTCCTATCACAGGCCAACCAGACTTTGCTACAATTTACATTTCTTATATACCAAACGTTAAAATGGTAGAATCAAAATCTTTAAAACTTTATTTATTTAGTTTTAGAAACCATGGAGATTTTCACGAAGATTGTATGAATGTCATCATGAATGATTTAATCGAATTAATGGATCCTCATTATATAGAAGTTTTAGGTAAATTTACGCCACGTGGTGGAATCTCAATCGACCCATACACAAATTACGGCAGACCAGATTCAAAATATGAACAAATGGCAGAATATCGTATGATGAATCATGACTTATACCCTGAAAATGTAGACAATAGATAA
- a CDS encoding peptide MFS transporter: protein MGNKHYTKDEIIQSTPRTGFFGHPKGLSTLFLTEFWERFSYYGMKAILAYYIYYSVAKGGFGIDQGLALQIVSIYGALVYMSGVIGGWIADRITGTRHALFYGGILIMIGHILLSLPNNFTLLLVALLFLIIGTGLLKPNISSTVGLLYEKNDPRLDSAFTIFYMSINLGALISPLIIGWLQVNVGFHAGFAVAAVGMFIGLIIYFITNKKNLGLAGIEVPDPLSKEEKKKVSIITAVIVVIIAIVCIILSIFNQLTLPNFANFISVLGVFLPIFYFVKILMSKKTEAHERSRVFAYIPLFIAAVAFWMIQEQGSTVLAQFADTKTELSVAKLTGGAIDFNIPAAWFQSLNPLFIIILAPLFSVVWVKLGRLNPPTVYKFAIGVFFAGLSYIIMVVPLSSDSSLIHPMWLFISFLLVTVGELCISPIALSTTTKLAPKAFTAQMMSVWFLSNAMAQGINAQMVKVYTAISSNDYFLYSGIIAIVIAVLLLFASPKIKSLMAGVK from the coding sequence ATGGGGAACAAACATTATACTAAGGACGAAATTATACAGAGTACACCACGTACTGGTTTCTTTGGTCATCCTAAAGGGTTATCTACTTTATTCTTAACTGAGTTTTGGGAAAGATTCAGTTACTATGGAATGAAAGCCATTCTTGCTTACTACATTTATTATTCAGTAGCAAAAGGCGGATTTGGAATTGATCAAGGGTTAGCACTTCAAATCGTATCCATATACGGCGCGCTTGTTTACATGAGTGGTGTCATTGGTGGTTGGATTGCTGATAGAATTACAGGAACACGACATGCACTATTCTATGGTGGCATACTCATCATGATTGGTCATATCCTATTATCATTACCGAACAACTTTACATTGTTGCTCGTAGCACTACTATTCTTAATTATAGGTACTGGTTTATTAAAACCAAATATTTCTTCAACAGTTGGTTTATTATATGAGAAGAACGATCCTAGATTAGATTCAGCTTTTACAATATTCTACATGTCAATTAACTTAGGTGCTTTAATTTCACCATTAATCATAGGTTGGTTACAAGTTAACGTTGGATTCCATGCAGGCTTCGCAGTTGCTGCAGTTGGTATGTTTATCGGGTTAATCATTTATTTCATCACAAACAAGAAAAACTTAGGATTAGCTGGTATAGAAGTACCCGATCCATTATCTAAAGAAGAAAAGAAAAAAGTTTCAATTATTACGGCTGTCATTGTCGTTATCATTGCGATTGTTTGTATCATCTTAAGTATATTCAATCAATTAACTTTACCTAACTTTGCAAACTTCATATCTGTATTAGGTGTATTTTTACCAATCTTCTACTTTGTGAAAATTTTAATGAGTAAAAAGACTGAAGCACATGAACGTTCAAGAGTATTTGCATATATTCCATTGTTCATTGCAGCAGTTGCTTTCTGGATGATTCAAGAACAAGGATCAACAGTGTTAGCTCAATTTGCAGATACTAAAACTGAATTAAGTGTAGCTAAACTAACTGGTGGCGCAATTGATTTCAACATACCAGCAGCTTGGTTCCAATCACTTAATCCATTATTCATTATTATATTAGCACCTTTATTCTCAGTTGTTTGGGTAAAACTTGGTAGACTTAATCCACCAACAGTTTATAAATTTGCTATCGGTGTATTCTTTGCAGGACTATCTTACATTATCATGGTCGTGCCATTATCAAGTGATTCATCATTAATCCACCCAATGTGGTTATTCATAAGTTTCTTATTAGTTACAGTTGGTGAACTTTGTATCTCACCTATCGCATTATCTACAACTACGAAACTTGCACCAAAAGCCTTTACTGCTCAAATGATGAGTGTTTGGTTCTTATCTAACGCAATGGCTCAAGGTATTAATGCTCAAATGGTAAAAGTATATACAGCAATTAGTTCAAATGATTACTTCTTATATTCAGGTATCATTGCAATTGTTATAGCTGTACTATTACTATTCGCTAGTCCAAAAATTAAATCATTGATGGCTGGCGTAAAATAA
- a CDS encoding peptide MFS transporter has product MGKMTREEMVETVPQHGFFGHPRGLGILFFVEFWERFSYYGMRAILLYYLYFSVSQGGLGLDKITSQQIMSMYGSLIFMTGILGGWVADRIIGSRRSLMYGAVLIMFGHLVLSLPFGLGAFLVSMFLIIVGSGLMKPNISNVVGGLYHKNDKRLDAGFVIFYMSVNMGALISPLIIDKVRVSVGFHQGFSIAAFGMFLALIAYVIFQRKSLGEVENHPSNPLNHEEKIKFTKIFTYSIITILALVVVLYFIGQLTFNTISLIVLIVGIVVPFVYWSIMYRSPDIDKTEKSRLLAYVPLFLASVLFWSIQEQGSNVLGVFAQESTQLDLNAYGINFVIPAGWFQSINPIFIVLFAPVISMLWQKLGKYNPSTPLKFVIGLAFAGISFIAMMIAMATQQAELMNPIWLIFSFFLCVIGELCLSPTGSSVSVKLAPKAFSAQMLSLWFLTNATAQGINGQLVKLIEPLGQQLYFGVIGAIAIVVSLIVLALTPKIKKQMQGIH; this is encoded by the coding sequence ATGGGGAAAATGACACGTGAAGAAATGGTAGAAACTGTACCGCAACATGGTTTCTTCGGTCACCCACGGGGTTTAGGCATACTGTTTTTCGTTGAATTTTGGGAACGTTTCAGTTATTACGGTATGCGTGCTATTTTGCTTTACTATTTATACTTTTCTGTAAGCCAAGGCGGGCTTGGATTAGATAAAATTACATCTCAACAAATTATGTCGATGTATGGTTCACTTATTTTCATGACAGGTATTTTAGGTGGTTGGGTTGCTGATAGAATTATCGGTTCACGTAGATCATTAATGTATGGGGCCGTATTAATTATGTTCGGTCATTTAGTATTATCTTTACCATTTGGCTTAGGTGCATTTTTAGTATCTATGTTCTTGATCATTGTCGGTTCAGGTTTAATGAAGCCTAATATATCAAATGTAGTCGGTGGATTATACCATAAGAATGATAAAAGACTCGACGCAGGTTTCGTTATTTTCTATATGTCAGTTAATATGGGTGCATTAATATCACCACTTATTATAGACAAAGTACGTGTAAGCGTAGGATTCCATCAAGGTTTCTCAATCGCCGCATTCGGAATGTTCTTAGCGTTAATCGCTTATGTTATATTCCAAAGAAAAAGTCTCGGTGAAGTTGAAAATCATCCTTCAAATCCGTTAAATCACGAAGAAAAAATTAAATTCACAAAAATATTTACATACAGTATTATCACAATTCTTGCTTTAGTTGTAGTACTATACTTTATCGGACAACTTACTTTTAATACAATCAGTTTAATCGTATTAATTGTTGGTATCGTTGTACCATTTGTATACTGGTCAATAATGTACCGCAGTCCTGACATTGACAAAACTGAAAAATCTAGACTTTTAGCATATGTACCACTATTCTTAGCTTCAGTATTATTTTGGAGTATTCAAGAACAAGGTTCAAACGTATTAGGTGTATTCGCACAAGAAAGTACACAACTAGATTTAAACGCATACGGCATAAACTTTGTAATTCCAGCAGGTTGGTTCCAATCAATCAACCCAATATTTATCGTCTTATTCGCACCAGTTATATCAATGTTATGGCAAAAACTAGGCAAATATAATCCATCTACACCACTTAAATTTGTAATTGGACTAGCATTTGCAGGTATTTCATTTATAGCAATGATGATTGCAATGGCAACACAACAAGCAGAACTAATGAACCCTATTTGGCTCATATTCAGTTTCTTCTTATGCGTAATCGGAGAACTATGTTTATCACCTACAGGATCAAGCGTTTCAGTTAAACTCGCACCAAAAGCCTTCTCAGCACAAATGTTAAGTCTTTGGTTCTTAACAAACGCTACCGCACAAGGAATAAACGGACAACTCGTTAAATTAATCGAGCCACTAGGACAACAACTTTACTTCGGTGTTATAGGCGCAATCGCAATTGTCGTATCACTCATAGTATTAGCACTTACACCAAAAATTAAAAAACAAATGCAAGGCATACACTAA
- a CDS encoding 5'(3')-deoxyribonucleotidase, whose protein sequence is MAKRTIGIDMDEVLVDTVKKLLKRYNEETSSNVTMEELKGTKIRHMMPEHEGVLTNILREDGFFRDLEAFDDAIEVVKKLNEYYDVYIVTAAMDVPTSFADKYAWLREHMPFLNPQHFVFCGDKGIVNTDYLIDDNPKQLESFNNHSIMFAAEHNVDYDKWPKVHSWKEVETYFLGENGEYNKYNETASESLK, encoded by the coding sequence ATGGCGAAACGAACAATCGGTATTGATATGGATGAAGTATTAGTAGATACAGTTAAGAAATTATTAAAACGTTACAACGAAGAAACTTCTTCAAATGTTACTATGGAAGAACTTAAAGGTACGAAAATTAGACACATGATGCCTGAACACGAAGGTGTATTAACGAACATTTTGAGAGAAGATGGCTTTTTTAGAGATTTAGAAGCATTTGATGATGCAATTGAAGTTGTTAAAAAACTAAACGAATATTATGACGTGTATATCGTTACAGCTGCAATGGACGTACCAACTTCATTCGCTGATAAATACGCTTGGTTAAGAGAGCATATGCCATTTTTAAATCCACAACATTTCGTATTTTGTGGTGACAAAGGTATCGTAAATACAGACTATTTAATAGACGATAACCCAAAACAATTAGAAAGTTTTAATAATCATTCTATTATGTTTGCTGCAGAACACAATGTAGATTATGATAAATGGCCAAAAGTACACAGCTGGAAAGAAGTAGAAACGTACTTCTTAGGAGAAAACGGCGAATACAATAAATATAATGAAACTGCATCAGAATCATTAAAATAA
- the hisC gene encoding histidinol-phosphate transaminase has protein sequence MKQQLSQLQAYQPGLSPRQLKEKYGIHGDMVKLASNENLYGPSPKVKEAIKNNLDELFYYPEVKQFDVKETLSTLLNVNKDQILFGSGLDEVIMIMSRAVLSQGDEILTSDMTFGQYSHHAVIESAQVKTTPLKDGYFDLDAMYKQITDKTKLIWICNPNNPTGTYLPHDEIEAFIKKVPKDVIVLIDEAYIEFAVAEDMPNSLELLSQYEQVVVLRTFSKAYGLASQRIGYAIANESLLEQLDIVRLPFNVTSLSAVAADAAAKDQTYLKDIMSQNRKEVEKYLNASFKEHLYDSQTNFVFVKTEEPQALYDLLIKEGFITRPFPNGVRITVGFSEHNDKIIKVLEAFFDSNRS, from the coding sequence ATGAAGCAACAATTAAGTCAATTACAAGCATATCAACCAGGTTTATCACCTCGACAATTAAAGGAAAAATACGGTATCCATGGAGACATGGTGAAACTTGCTTCAAATGAAAATTTATATGGACCTTCTCCAAAGGTAAAAGAAGCGATAAAAAATAATTTAGACGAACTATTCTATTATCCGGAAGTTAAGCAATTTGATGTGAAAGAAACGTTAAGTACACTACTTAATGTTAATAAAGATCAAATTTTATTTGGATCTGGACTAGATGAAGTGATTATGATTATGTCTCGTGCAGTATTATCTCAAGGAGATGAAATTTTAACGAGTGACATGACGTTTGGGCAATACAGTCATCATGCTGTTATAGAAAGCGCGCAAGTTAAAACAACACCTTTAAAAGACGGCTATTTTGATTTAGATGCAATGTATAAACAAATAACAGATAAAACAAAACTTATTTGGATATGTAATCCTAATAATCCAACAGGTACTTATTTACCACATGACGAAATAGAAGCTTTCATTAAAAAAGTACCTAAAGATGTTATCGTCCTAATTGATGAAGCATATATTGAATTTGCTGTGGCAGAAGACATGCCAAATAGTTTAGAGTTATTATCTCAATATGAACAAGTTGTCGTTTTGAGAACATTTTCTAAAGCGTACGGCTTAGCATCTCAACGTATTGGATACGCCATTGCTAACGAATCATTATTAGAACAATTAGACATCGTACGCTTACCATTTAACGTAACGTCACTGTCAGCAGTAGCAGCAGATGCAGCGGCCAAAGATCAAACCTATTTAAAAGATATTATGAGTCAAAACCGTAAAGAAGTAGAAAAGTATTTAAACGCTTCTTTCAAAGAACATTTATACGACAGTCAAACAAATTTCGTATTTGTTAAGACTGAAGAACCACAAGCGTTATATGACCTGTTAATTAAAGAAGGCTTCATTACAAGACCATTTCCAAACGGGGTACGCATCACAGTTGGTTTTAGTGAACACAACGATAAAATAATTAAAGTACTAGAAGCATTTTTTGATTCTAACCGTTCGTAA
- a CDS encoding ABC transporter permease/substrate-binding protein: protein MHTLIETLASRKGQLLETLLEHIQLSFIALLIAVVIAVPLGILLTKTKKLAEVIINIAAILQTIPSLALLGLMIPLFGIGRVPAIIALVIYALLPILRNTYTGIKEVDPSLIEAARGIGMKTGRRLSKVELPLAMPVMMAGIRTAMVLIIGTATLAALIGAGGLGDLILLGIDRNNSSLILIGAIPAAILAIFFDLFLRILEKISYKKSIIILGTILIAFLLTIIIPLFAQKGDKITLAGKLGSEPEIITNMYKILIEDETDNTVEVKAGMGKTSFLFNALKSDEIDGYLEFTGTVLGEITKETPKSTTEKDVYNQANDSLEKKYDMQLLDPMKYNNTYALAVKKEYAEKHNIKTISDLKKVEDDIRPGFTLEFNDREDGYKGIQKKYDLNFKDVKTMEPKLRYQALESNDIDLIDAYSTDAELKKYGMVVLKDDKKLFPPYQGAPMLKKETIKEHPDVVKAMNKLKGKISDEEMQEMNYRVTIKDEDAYQVAKEYLKKNNLVN from the coding sequence ATGCATACATTAATTGAAACACTAGCAAGTAGAAAAGGTCAGCTACTTGAAACATTACTAGAACATATACAATTATCATTCATTGCATTACTTATTGCTGTTGTAATCGCAGTGCCACTAGGGATTTTGTTAACAAAGACAAAAAAATTAGCAGAAGTGATTATCAATATAGCAGCGATACTTCAAACTATTCCTTCTCTAGCATTGCTCGGTTTAATGATACCGCTGTTTGGTATAGGACGCGTTCCAGCTATTATTGCGTTAGTTATTTATGCGCTATTACCTATATTAAGAAATACATATACAGGTATAAAAGAAGTGGACCCGTCGCTTATTGAAGCGGCGCGAGGCATTGGTATGAAGACTGGACGTCGACTATCTAAAGTTGAATTACCGCTTGCAATGCCTGTTATGATGGCAGGTATAAGAACAGCAATGGTTCTTATTATTGGGACAGCAACATTAGCTGCTTTAATTGGTGCAGGTGGCTTAGGTGATTTGATCTTATTAGGTATTGACCGAAACAATTCATCATTAATCTTAATTGGTGCGATTCCTGCAGCGATTCTTGCAATTTTCTTTGATTTATTTTTAAGAATTTTAGAGAAAATTTCTTACAAAAAGTCCATCATCATACTTGGTACGATTTTAATCGCATTCTTATTAACGATTATCATTCCATTATTTGCTCAAAAAGGCGATAAAATTACATTGGCAGGTAAATTAGGTTCAGAACCTGAAATTATCACAAATATGTATAAAATCTTAATTGAAGATGAAACAGATAATACCGTTGAAGTAAAAGCAGGTATGGGTAAAACATCATTTTTATTCAATGCTTTAAAATCAGATGAAATAGATGGTTACTTAGAATTTACAGGAACGGTATTAGGCGAAATCACGAAAGAAACGCCTAAATCAACAACTGAAAAAGATGTCTATAATCAGGCGAATGACAGTTTAGAGAAAAAATATGACATGCAGTTGTTAGATCCGATGAAATACAATAATACTTATGCATTAGCTGTGAAAAAAGAATATGCAGAAAAGCATAATATTAAAACGATTTCTGACCTTAAGAAAGTAGAAGATGACATTAGACCAGGCTTCACTTTAGAATTTAATGATCGTGAAGATGGCTATAAAGGTATTCAAAAGAAATACGATCTTAATTTTAAAGATGTTAAAACGATGGAACCTAAATTGAGATATCAAGCACTTGAAAGTAACGACATCGACTTAATTGATGCTTATTCTACAGACGCTGAACTTAAAAAATATGGCATGGTTGTCTTAAAAGATGATAAAAAATTATTCCCACCATATCAAGGTGCACCAATGCTGAAAAAAGAAACAATAAAAGAACATCCAGATGTAGTGAAAGCGATGAATAAGTTAAAAGGTAAAATTTCAGACGAAGAAATGCAAGAAATGAACTATAGAGTTACAATTAAAGACGAAGATGCGTACCAAGTAGCGAAAGAATATTTAAAAAAGAATAACTTAGTTAATTAA
- a CDS encoding ABC transporter ATP-binding protein translates to MIKFEAVSKIYGDKKAVHDVSFNIEKGEFFVLIGPSGCGKTTTLKMINRLIPLSEGFIYFNDKPISDYDVSEMRWDIGYVLQQIALFPHMTIKENISQVPEMKKWKKQDITKRVDELLNMVGLDPESFRDRYPSELSGGQQQRIGVIRALAADPPVVLMDEPFSALDPISRKNLQDDLLELQSKIKKTIVFVTHDIEEAMKMGDRICLLNQGHVEQIGTTEDFIHRPKNDFVKSFIGNVDAHLLKQVKLGDIAQPISEVHIESVNQFPKVNPTQTIEDIYGLLSENEAIVMDKGEEAPSHIVTRQYVFSYLADKNRGVS, encoded by the coding sequence ATGATAAAATTTGAAGCTGTTTCAAAAATATATGGAGATAAGAAAGCAGTTCATGATGTTAGTTTCAACATTGAAAAAGGCGAATTTTTTGTTTTAATTGGGCCATCTGGTTGTGGTAAAACAACAACACTTAAAATGATAAATAGACTTATTCCATTATCAGAAGGCTTTATTTATTTTAACGATAAACCTATTAGTGATTATGATGTTTCAGAAATGAGATGGGATATAGGTTATGTGTTACAACAAATTGCTTTATTCCCACACATGACGATAAAAGAAAATATATCTCAAGTACCTGAAATGAAAAAATGGAAAAAGCAAGATATCACTAAACGTGTTGATGAACTATTGAATATGGTAGGTTTAGACCCAGAATCATTTAGAGATCGTTATCCTAGTGAGTTATCTGGAGGACAGCAACAACGTATAGGTGTGATTAGAGCACTCGCTGCAGATCCGCCAGTTGTTCTAATGGACGAACCTTTTAGTGCATTAGACCCAATTAGTAGAAAGAATTTACAAGATGACTTATTAGAATTGCAGTCTAAAATTAAAAAAACAATCGTATTTGTAACACATGATATAGAAGAAGCAATGAAAATGGGTGACCGTATTTGTTTACTTAATCAAGGTCACGTTGAACAAATTGGAACAACTGAAGATTTTATTCATCGTCCGAAAAATGATTTTGTGAAGTCATTTATTGGCAATGTAGATGCACACTTACTTAAACAAGTTAAGTTGGGTGATATTGCCCAGCCAATTTCAGAAGTACATATAGAATCCGTCAATCAATTTCCTAAAGTAAACCCTACACAAACGATTGAAGACATATACGGGTTATTATCCGAAAATGAAGCAATTGTAATGGATAAAGGGGAAGAAGCACCTAGCCATATCGTGACAAGACAATATGTGTTCAGTTATTTAGCTGATAAGAATAGAGGTGTTTCATAA
- the recQ gene encoding DNA helicase RecQ, with protein sequence MQNILNEFFGYQQFRDGQKEIIDKVIDHRPTLGVMPTGGGKSICYQVPGLYLDGLTIVISPLISLMKDQVDSLRSMGIKAEFLNSTLTAKEKKRVESELVSGNLKFLYIAPERFNQPQFIQMINRCNVQLIAFDEAHCISKWGHDFRPSYQEVISHVMSLPHHFRLVALTATATKEVQDDISKKLGISENDIIETSIKRENLTFKVNNTYQRLNFVKDYVKEHKNKSGIIYCSTRKQVEQLSETFTDLKVQNVMYHAGLPKDERERAQRKFIDDDIKLAIATNAFGMGIDKSNVRFVIHYNMPQDIESYYQEAGRAGRDQLDSECILLFSDRDIDLQKFFISSSQADDEYKEKQGEKLRQMIQYTKTTKCLEAMMIHYFNPDEKLEECGRCSSCLQSEKTYNMTTEAQKILSCIARLKQKEKRNMIIQVLRGEKTSQITKLGYDELSTYGILKDYTTNECHHLLDELRYKGYINEHKEILSVDQGAMEVLRGNVEIMTTPFKSKPKEIVDIQTITDVDRLLFNRLIEVRKELSKRLEVSPLSIFSDQILEQFAKKLPESKKEMILIDGIGSYKLKHYCPVFIDTIKNYKQPS encoded by the coding sequence ATGCAAAATATTTTAAATGAATTCTTCGGATATCAACAATTTAGAGATGGTCAAAAAGAAATTATCGACAAAGTTATCGATCACCGTCCTACTTTAGGTGTTATGCCTACTGGTGGCGGGAAATCAATTTGTTATCAAGTTCCTGGTTTATATTTAGACGGATTAACAATCGTCATCAGTCCGCTTATTTCACTGATGAAAGACCAAGTTGATAGCTTAAGATCGATGGGCATTAAAGCTGAATTTTTAAATAGTACATTAACTGCTAAAGAAAAGAAACGAGTTGAAAGTGAACTTGTTTCAGGAAATCTTAAATTTCTATATATTGCACCAGAACGATTTAATCAACCGCAGTTTATTCAAATGATTAATCGATGTAATGTACAACTTATCGCATTTGATGAAGCACACTGTATTTCAAAATGGGGACATGACTTTAGACCAAGTTACCAAGAAGTGATTTCTCATGTGATGAGTTTGCCACATCACTTTAGATTAGTTGCATTGACAGCAACTGCAACGAAAGAAGTTCAAGATGATATTTCAAAAAAATTAGGTATATCTGAAAATGATATTATTGAGACATCTATTAAACGTGAGAATTTAACTTTTAAAGTGAACAATACATATCAAAGACTGAACTTTGTTAAAGATTATGTGAAAGAACATAAAAATAAGTCGGGCATTATATATTGTTCTACTAGAAAGCAAGTAGAGCAGTTAAGCGAAACGTTTACAGACTTGAAAGTACAAAATGTGATGTATCATGCCGGATTGCCTAAAGACGAAAGAGAACGTGCGCAACGTAAGTTTATCGACGATGATATTAAACTAGCGATTGCGACGAACGCATTTGGAATGGGGATAGACAAATCCAATGTGCGATTTGTCATACATTACAATATGCCTCAAGATATTGAATCTTACTATCAAGAAGCGGGTAGAGCTGGTAGAGATCAATTAGACAGTGAATGTATTCTACTGTTCTCTGATAGGGATATAGACTTGCAAAAATTCTTTATTTCATCTAGCCAAGCTGATGATGAATATAAAGAGAAACAAGGCGAAAAGCTTAGACAAATGATTCAATATACGAAAACGACAAAATGCCTTGAAGCAATGATGATTCATTATTTTAACCCTGATGAAAAGCTAGAAGAATGTGGCAGATGTTCAAGCTGTCTACAATCTGAAAAAACATATAACATGACGACTGAAGCTCAAAAAATATTAAGTTGTATCGCAAGATTAAAGCAAAAAGAAAAACGTAATATGATTATTCAAGTTTTGAGAGGAGAAAAAACTTCTCAAATCACTAAGTTAGGCTATGATGAACTGAGTACTTACGGTATTTTAAAAGACTATACAACGAACGAATGTCATCATCTATTAGACGAGCTCAGATATAAAGGTTATATAAATGAGCATAAAGAAATTTTAAGCGTTGACCAAGGTGCGATGGAAGTGCTGAGAGGAAACGTTGAAATTATGACAACGCCATTTAAATCTAAACCGAAAGAAATTGTCGATATTCAAACGATAACGGATGTAGATAGATTATTGTTCAATCGTTTAATTGAGGTACGTAAAGAATTAAGTAAGAGATTAGAAGTTTCACCACTGTCTATCTTCTCGGATCAAATACTTGAACAATTTGCTAAAAAATTACCAGAGTCTAAAAAAGAAATGATTCTTATAGATGGAATTGGAAGTTATAAATTAAAACACTACTGTCCAGTGTTTATAGATACAATTAAAAACTATAAACAACCTAGTTAA